Part of the Kitasatospora sp. NBC_00374 genome is shown below.
CTGCTCGTGATGGCCGTACCGGTGGCCGTCCTGGTGATCTACGCCCGGGCGGACGTGTGGCCCGAGGCGCTGGCCGCCTTCGCCCTGTGGGCGGTGGCCGCGGCGTGCGCACGGTCGGCGCTGCGCGGGGCACGGCATCCCCAGGGCATGCGGGCGGTCCCCTCCGCACCACCCCCCCGGCATCCGGTACTGATCATGAATCCGAAGTCCGGCGGCGGCAAGGTCGGCCGGTTCGGCCTGGTCGAGAAGGCCGAGGCGCTGGGCGCCCGGGTGGTGCTGCTCGACACGACGGTCAAGACGGACGTCGCCGCGATCGCCCGTCAGGCGGTGGCCGAAGGCGCGGACCTGCTCGGGGTGGCCGGCGGCGACGGCACCCAGGCCCTGGTGGCCGAGGTGGCTTCCGAGCACGACCTGCCGTTCCTGGTGATCTCCGCGGGCACCCGGAACCACTTCGCCATGGACCTGGGCCTGGACCGCGATGATCCGGCCCGCTGCCTGGACGCGCTGACCGACGGTGAGGAGCTCCGGATCGACCTGGGTGTCGTGGGCGGCCACACCTTCGTCAACACGGCCTCGTTCGGCGTCTACGCGGACATCGTGCAGCGCCCGGAATACCGGGACGCCAAGGCGGGCACAGCCCTGAACGCCCTGCCCGACCTCCTGCTCGGTTACACCGGCCACGCCCTCGACGCGGCGATGGACGAGATGCGGCTGGAGGCCCAGCAGGCGCTGCTGGTCAGCAACAACCCCTATGCCGCCCCCGAACCGATGGCCGCGGGCGGGCGCAGAGTCCGGCTCGATCTCGGCGTGCTGGGGGTCTTCGGGATCCGGGTGAACAACGCGGCCCAGGCGGCCGAGGTCGCGCTCCGAGGTGCCAGAGCAGCCGGCCTCCAGGTCCTGACCTCCCGCCGGATCCTCGTCGGATCGGACGCGGAGCGGATCCCGGTCGCCGTCGACGGCGAGGCCCTCACCATGCCCACGCCCGTCACCTGCACCATCCGCCCGGGCGCCCTGCGAGTCCTGGTACCCAGGCTCCGCCCGGGCGCTCCCCCGGCCACTCCCCCCATGCACTGGCGCGACGTCGTCACCCTGGCCTTCACCCGGCCGCCGCCGGGCGCCGAGGACCGCACCGACGGGGCCCGCGCCGCGTGACTCGGACCAGGTCACCGCGTCGGCGACGGCCGTCCGACGTGCGCGGCGGGCGGGGCGCACCCAGGCTGGGGTGGGGAAGACAGGGCGTGAGACGACCTGGGGGGTGAGCGACAAGGAGCGACGATGACCAGTCCAGCCGAACGGGCACGACGCGGGCGCGCGGAGCGCAAGCACCTCGGGCGCGCCGAGCACGGGCCGTGGATCGCGGCGTCGGACAGGCCCGATCCCGTCGCGGTGCTGGTGCGGGAGGCCGCCGACCGGGTGGCCGAGCTGCTGCCGATCCGCTACGGCCGGATGGCCGCGTCCCCGTTCGCGTTCCTGCGCGGCTCGGCCGCGGTCATGGCCGCCGACCTCGCCGCCGTACCGAACACCGGCCTGACCGTCCAGCTCTGCGGCGACGCGCACCTGATGAACTTCGGCGTCTTCGCCTCACCCGAGCGGGCGCTGCTGTTCGACGTCAACGACTTCGACGAGACGCTGCCCGGCCCGTTCGAATGGGACGTCAAACGCCTCTCCGCCAGCGTCGCGGTGGCCGCCCGCGAGAACGGGCAGGATGACGACCAGGCGTGGCGGGCCGCCCTGAACGCCGTCCAGGCCTACCGGCTCGCGATGCGGCGGCTCGCCGAACGGGGCGAGCTCGACACCTGGTACACGCGTATCGACACCAATGCCCTGCTCCCTCTGATCGAAAAACCCAAACGGCGCAAGCAGGTGGAGGCGACCCTGGCACACGCCCGTCGGCGCACCAGTCTGCAGGCGCTCGCCAAGCTCACCGAGATCCGGGACGGCCGCCGGCGCATCGTCGACGACCCGCCCCTGCTGGAGGTCGTCAGCCGGACCCGACTGCGGACCGTCGGCAAGATCTTCAGCGAGTACCGCAGCACGCTCCCCGAGGAGCGCCGCGTCCTGCTGGACCGCTACCAGCTCGTCGACGCGGCCCGGAAGGTCGTCGGGGTGGGCAGCGTCGGCACCCGCTGCTACATCCTCCTGCTGACCGGCCGCGACGACCAGGACCCGCTCTTCCTCCAGATCAAGGAGGCCGGACCATCGGTGCTGGAGGACCATCTCCCGGCCGACACCCACGACCACCACGGGCACCGGGTCGTCGCCGGCCAGCGGCTGACGCAGGCCGCGAGCGACATCTTCCTCGGCTGGGTGACCGGCCCGGCCGGGCGCCACTACTACGGCCGGCAGCTACGGGACATGAAGGGCTCCGCCGCCGTCGAGACCATGACCCCCGCCGTGCTCCGCCGGTACGCCGCGCTGTGCGGCACCGCGCTGGCCCGCGCGCACGGCCGGACCGGCGACCGCATCGCCATCGCCGGATACCTCGGCAAGGGCGACACCTTCGACAAGGCCATCGCCGACTTCGCCCTCCAGTACGCCGACCAGACGGTCTCCGACCATGCCGCCCTCACCGCCGCCATCGCCGCCGGAGACATCCCCGCCACCCCGGGCATCTGAACCGGAGCGCCGGACGGCCGGATCTCCACCAGGTGGTGGCCCGGCGATGTCCGCACGTCGTCCTACAGTCGGGTCGCATGACGACCCTGATCACCGATGCGGGCCCGACCGCACCCGACGCGACGATCACCCGCACAGGCGGCGTGCCGCTGGCCCCGCCCGGCACCGCATGGCCGTTCTGTGCCATCTGCGCCGGGCCGCTCAAGTTCCTCGCGCAGATCGCCCTGGACGCGTCCGGCGCCGCCGTCGCAGGAGGTGACGGGCGGCAGGCCCGCGTGCTGGCGCTGTTCGCCTGCCAGAGCCGCCCGGGCCGCTGCCAGGACTGGGACGCCCGTTCGGGTGCCAACCTCGCGCTGCTCCTCCCGGCCCGCGGTCTGCGCCGATCCCGCTGCCCGGCACCGGTGAGGACGAGGATGCCGACGACGTCCTGCTCCTCGGCGCCACCCGCACCGCCGAGCCCCAGGTCCTGGCGGATGCCCCGGACTACGACGGCGCCGGCACCGCGTGGGCGGCGCGGACCGGCCGACCCCGGAACCACGTCCTCGGGCAGCTCAACGGCACACCGGCCTGGCTCCAGGACGACGAGACGCCGGCCTGCCCGACCTGCGGGGAACTGATGCGACTGGCCGTTCAGCTCCAGGAGGGGCCCGATCCCGTCACCGCCATGAACTTCGGCGGCGGCCGCGCCTACGCCTTCACCTGCTCCCCCTGCACCGGCGCGGCGTTCCTGTGGCAGTGCTGAGGTGCCGTCGGGTCGGCCCGACGAGTTGTCGGCCAGCGTTGCTCGGGAACTGTCGGGGGCCGGACTGGGTAGAACCCTGTCAAATCCCGGAAGCAGGAAGGCAGGGCCATCATGACGGGGAACGCGGAGGTGCCGGTCTCCTGCACGCGCCTCAGGGATCTGCTGCCCGACTACCCGTCGAACCTGACGGGTGAAGAGGTCGACGCGGCCCGCGACCTCTACTGCGCCGTGCGCAGTGACACCACCGCCCGGTACCGCCGCGACTGGCGGACCAGCGACCTGGACGCTTCCGCCGCCGACGCGGCACGCTGGTACGCCGCCACCGACGAGATCCTGCGCGTCATGGAGGGCATGGTGGAGGAGGAGCGTCGCGCGGTTCGGGCTCTGTACCGGAAGCCCGGCGTGCTGCCCCGCGCCTTCTGGAAGGCCCGCCGCGCTCCGGGGAACCGGCGGCGCGCCAGACACCACGGCACCATGGAACGCCTGCGCGACCGCGCGCTCACCGCCTACCGGGAGTACCGCGAGCAGGCAGGTGACCTGACCCCGCTCGTCCAGGCCGAACGTGAGCGCCACGAACGGAGGCTGCACGAGCTCCGAGCACGGATGGAGGAGGAACGGCGCGAGCGCGAGCCGGGGGAGCGCGCGGCGCGTGCCGCAGCGATGACCGGTGCTCCCGGCGAGCCCGTCTGGGCGTACACGGTGCACGAGCACACCAGCACCCTCCCCCGTCGCTTCGAGATCTCCTTGCAGACCGTCAGCGAGGTGCGGGACACCGGAAGAGGCCTGGTACGGACGGGGCTCACCCCCGAAGAGGTCCAGGCGGCGCTCACCGAGGAGCGCGAGCGGGACAGGTACATCGCGGTCCTGTGGTCCCGCGAGACCGGGCTCGCGCTGCGCGAGTGGCACGAGAGCGGCAGGGAGACCGGAGCCTGGCAGGAGCTCACCGGCGTGCTGGTCGACCCGTGGCCACGGATCACCGAGCAGAGCCGCTGGAAACAGCACTTCCACGGGCCGTCCAGCAACTACTTCAGTCCAGGTGGGTTCGGCGCCTGATGCCGTATCGGTCGGCCGGCTCGGCCGGGGCTACCGACCGTTACGAGTTCGGGTGTTCGACCTCGGACGGTCGGGGGCGTCCCATCAGGGACAGGCCGCGCTCGGGTTCGAGCGCCGTGACGATGGGTAGTCAACTGCGTACTGAACGTAGACGGCAGGAGCGAATCGGCATGATCGATCAGCCCGCAGTGACGGCGCAGACCGACGACAGCACCCCGGCGCCGTACGCGGAGGCCGACACCATCTTCCACGGCGGGGAGATCGTGACGGTGGCCGCCGGCGCGGACGAGGCCGCCCCCGGGCCCGAGGCGGTGGCCGTGAAGGACGGTGTCATCGTCCACGTCGGCGACTACCGGGAGGCCGTCTCGCGTTGGCAGGGCCCGCGGACGCGGCTGCGCGACCTGGAGGGTCGCGCCCTGCTCCCGGGGTTCATCGACGCCCACGGCCACCTGGGCGGCATCGGCCTGCAGGCCACACTCGCCAATCTGCTGGCCGACCCCGACGGGGACGTCACCGGTATCGACTCGCTCCGGGAGAAGCTCTGCGCGTGGGCGGACACCCCGGTGGGCCACGCCTCCAAGTGGATCATCGGATTCGGCTACGACGACGCCATGCTCACCGAAGGCCGCCACCCGACCCGCGAGGACCTCGACAAGGTGTCCACCACCCGACCGGTGCTGGCCATCCATCAGTCCTTCCACCTCGGGGCGGTCAACAGCCTCGGCCTGCAGGAGCTCGGTTACACCAGGGCCACGGCAGACCCGGACGGCGGCGTCATCCGCCGTCAGCCCGGCGCCGTGGCCCGGCCGTTCGGCGAGCCCAACGGCGTCCTGGAGGAGACCGCCTTCTCCCCCGCCTCCGCAAAGGCGACCATGGGCCTGCCGTCGACCGCACTGGCCGCCCTCTTCAGCAAGGGCGTGACGTCCGCCGCGAGCTTCGGCTTCACGACCGTCCAGGAGGGCGGCGCCACGCTGGAGAACCTCCAGGCGCTGCGCGACGCCGCGGCCGTCGAGCCGTTCAAGATCGACGTCGTCGCCTACGCCCGGGCCGACGAGGCCGTGGCATCACCGGAGGAGGACCCGGTCCGCGCGAGCCGGGAGTACGAGCAGGGCGTGCGGGCGGCGGGTGTGAAGATGTACCTGGACGGGTCCCCGCAGGGCAGGACCGCCTGGCTCACCAAGCCCTACAAGAAGCGGCCGGAAGGCACACCCGAGGGCTACTGCGGCTACCCCACCGTCGAGGACACCAAGGTCGTCCTGGAACAGGTGCGCACCGCGTACGCCAAGGGCTGGCAGGTGCTGGCGCACGTCAACGGGGACGCCGCGATCGACCAGTTCATCGACGCGGTCGACGACGCCACGGACGAGGCCGGACCCGGCGACCGGCGAACGGTGGCGATCCACGCCCAGACCGCCCGCAAGGACCAGATCGCGGCCTTCGCCCGGCTGGGCGTCATCCCGTCGTTCTTCTCGATGCACACCTTCTACTGGGGCGACTGGTACCGCAAGACCGTCCTGGGCCCCGAGCGGGCCGCGACCATCTCCCCGGCCCGCTGGGCCCTCGACCAGCAGATGATCTACACCTCGCACCACGACGCCCCGGTGGCCCTTCCCAACTCGATCGCCATCCTGTCCAGCCAGGTCACCCGCCGCACCCGCACCGACAAGGTCGTCCTCGGCCCCGAGCAGTGCGTGTCGGCCCTGGACGCGGTCAGATCCATCACCATCAACGCCGCCCACCAGTACTTCGAGCAGGACCGCAAGGGCAGCATCGAGGTCGGCAAGCTCGCCGACCTGGTGATCCTCTCCGCCAGCCCCCTCACGGTCGGCGAGGAGGCGATCAGGGACATCACGGTGGCCGAGACCATCAAGGAGGGAGCCACCGTCCACCCCGTCACCGCCGTATGCGTCGAGGACTCCGGGGCCGGCACGGCGGCCCTGTCATTGGCCAACTACCAGTGGCACGGCTGCTGCTGACAGCTCGCCGGATCAGGTGGGCCGCCGGGGCGCGAGGCAGCCGACGGAGGGGTGCGGCGAGCAGGCAGATCACGGATGAGGTTTCGACGCCCGCGGTCCCTCCGGCGACGGTGCGCGCACGCCCGATGCCGCAACCTTCGACGGAGTGCGCCGACCGGCAGGTGTCACGAGGCGGTGGCGACCGGCAGAGCAATTCCGATCCAGGGCGTTTCGGAATTACCTTCGATACCCGGTGGAGCGTAATTTAAAATTTCACCCGCCGCTTTTCAGAAATTTGTGCGCGGTGTATGGACGTGGGCGAAACCTGTCAGTAACTTACCTGCGAGTAGCAGCTGTGGCCCGGCTCGCACACCCCACCCGTTCCCTCTCCCCCAGGAGGAACCGTGCTCCGCCCTGCCCAAAAACGCCGCACGACCCGCACCTCCCGGAAGTCCGCCCTGTTCGGCGCGGCCGCGCTGGGCGCGACCCTCGCGCTGACCGCCACCAGCGCGCAGGCCGCCACACCCGCCCCCCACCACTACGTGGCCCTTGGCGACTCGTACGCTGCCGGCGCCGGCGTGCCCGGCCAGTCGGCCGGCCTCTGCCTGCGCTCCGACCACAACTACGGAAGCCTGGTGGCGTCCGCCCTCAAGGCCGGCTCGTACACCGACGTCACCTGCTCCGCCGCCAAGCTGAGCGCGATGACGCAGGCCCAGTACGCGGGCCTGCCGTGGGGCAACACCCCGCAGCTGGACGCCGTCACCGCAGACACCGACCTGGTGACCATCGGCATCGGCGGCAACGACCTCGGCGTCAGCCCCCTCGGGATCGCCGAGGTGATCGCCACCTGCATCGGCGGCACGGTCGTCAACCCCGGCGGCACGCCCTGCAAGGACGTCTACAACCACGGCCACTGGGACTGGTCCAGCTGGTCCTGGCAGTACGGCAGCGACGACCTGGTCGACCGGATCAACGGCGCCTCGCCACAGCTGGCGGACGTGCTGAACCGCATCCACACCACGGCCCCCGACGCCCGTGTGCTGGTGGTCGGTTACCCGACCGTGGTGCCGGCCGACGGGTCGACGTGCATCGGGGACCAGCCGGTCACCCGAGGCGACATCGAGTACCTGCACGACACGCTAGGCAGGCTGAACGCCATGCTCAAGTCCACCGCCGCCGCCAACGGCGCCACCTACGTGGACACCGCGACCCCGACCACGGGCCACGACATCTGCTCGGACGACCGCTGGATCGAGGGCGTCCTGCCCGGCGCCCCGGCCGTCCCCTTCCACCCGAACGCCACCGGCGAGCAGGTGATGGCGGACGCCGTCCTCGCCGCCCTGCGGTGATCCCACCGCCCCGATAGCCCGGCCGACCCCGAGGGGGCGGTGACCGCACCCCGGTCACCGCCCCCTCGGCCATGCCGCGGCGGGGCGCCGAAACCGCCCCGGCGTCATCGGCGGCTGCTCAGCCGCCAGGCGGGCTGCGCGACCGGACTGAACCATCGGCAAGCGATTCGAAATGCTTCGAAGGCCATTTCGGGGGCATTCGCAGCATGCCGAATTGCCCGACCTGCATCGCATCAGGCGGTGGTTTCGGCGCGCCTTCCTTCTGCGGCGGTAAATACCTACCGCGCTGCGCCGATGAACGGCGGTATCAGCGCACAGGTGTGCCTCGCCGTCGTCGGGTCGAGCGCGTCGAGCCTCTCGTTCGCAAGGACGTCCCGGCCCCGGCCATGGTCGGCGTGCACGAGCGGCCGGCCCCCTGCGGACGCACTCCGCTATGACCCATTTCACATCAGCCCTCGCTCTCCGTGAGCAGCGCTGGTCAGTGGCGGTCCGAAGCTCCCCGGCCGCGGCCCGTGGCCGAATTCGTCAGTAGACCGTCATTGCCGCCATCCCGTGCCGGATACAGGCTGTGACCGTGCATCAGCGACGTGTTGTGGTGGTGGTCTATTCCGGTGCGCAGGCACTGGACATCGCGGGTCCGATCGAGGTGTTCGACACCGCGAACCGCAGGCTTCCCGAGACGGGTGCCCGCTACCGGATCGAGTTCGTCTCCGCCGACGCACCGCTCGTGCGGACCTGCTCGGGCATGGTGGTCGCGGCAGAGCCGCTCGCCGCGGGCGGCGGCCCGATCGACACCCTCCTCGTCCCGGGCGGATGGAGCCTCAAGGACGCTTTGGCGGACCGGGAGTTGGTCGCGTGGATCCACCAGGCGGCGGCCCGGTCGCGTCGGGTCGTCTCCGTGTGCGGCGGGGCGTTCCTGCTCGCCGAGGCGGGCCTGCTCAAGGGGCGGCGCGCCACCACGCACTGGGCCTTCTGCGAGGAGATGGCCCAGCGGTACCCGGACGTGACGGTGGACCGCGAGCCGATCTTCGTCTGGGACGGCCGGTTCGTCACCTCGGCCGGAGTGTCCACCGGCATAGACCTGGCCCTCGCCCTGGTGGAGGCCGACCACGGTGCGGCGTTCGCCCTGGAGGTGGCGCGGTTCCTGGTCCTGTTCTTCAAGCGCAACGGCGGGCAGTCGCAGTTCAGCGCGGTCCTGGACGCGCAACTCGCCGATCGCGCCCCGATCCGCGCCGCGCAGGAGTGGATCCTCGCACACCTCGAACTGCCCCTGCCCGTACCCGAGATCGCCGAGCGCGCCAACATGAGCCTGCGGAACTTCGCCCGGGTGTTCCGGCGCGAGGTGGGTACGCCCCCGGCCCAGTACATCGAGCAGATGCGCATCGCCCGGGCCCGCAAGCTGCTGGAGACCACCGATCTGCCGGTCGCCCAGATCGCCCGGCGCTGCGGGTTCCCGGCCCCCGAGACGTTCTTCCGCTCCTTCGGCCGGGCCCTGGAACTGACCCCGAACGAGTACCGCCAACGGTTCCAGACCGTCTCGCCGGCCGGCCACGTCGTCCGGCCCGGCCCGTCCGACAGGAGCACCGTATGAGTGTCGAGGTCCGGCTCGTCGACTACCTGGCGAGGGAGCTGGCCAGGTCCGGCGTCCGGCACGTGTTCGGTGTCGGCGGCGCGAACATCGAGGACCTCTACGACGCCCTGCACGCCACCGGCGACGTGATCCGCACGGTGGTGGCCAAGCACGAGTTCTCCGCCGCCACCATGGCGGACGGGCATGCCCGGGCCACCGGGCGCCTCGGCGTCGTCGCCGTGACGTCGGGCGGCGGGGCGGTGAATCTGGTGCCGGGGCTGGCGGAGGCGTATGCCTCGCGGGTGCCGATGCTGGCGTTGGTGGGGCAACCGCCCACCGGGCAGGAGGGGTTCGGGGCGTTCCAGGACTCCAGCGGCAAGGCGGGTTCCCTCGACGCCCGGGCGCTGTTCACCCCCGTGACCCGGTTCTGTGCGCGGGTCGACGACGCGGGCTCGATCCCGGACCTGCTGGCCCGGGCGGTCGCGGCGGCCCGGACCGATCCCAAGGGCCCGGCCGTGCTGCTCCTGCCCAAGGACGTGCAGCAGGCTCCGGTCGAGCTCCGGGAGCCGCTGCGGGCCGCGCCGCCGGTCCGTACGGAACCCCGGGTCCCGGACTGCGCGGTGGACGTCCTCCGCGGCGCGGAACGCGTCCTGGTCATCGCCGGTGAGGGCGTGGCCTCGGCCGGCGCGCGGGCGGAGCTGGCCGACGTGGCGCGGCGGCTCGGTGCGTGGGTGGCCGTCACCCCGGACGCCAAGGACGTGTTCGACAACCGCGACGCCCGGTTCGCCGGGGTGGCCGGGGTGATGGGTCATGAGAACGTGGCGCAGTGCCTGCGGCGGGCCGACGCCTGTCTGCTGGTGGGCACCCGGCTACCGGCCCTGGCCCGCGGCGGCCTGGAACGGGAACTGGCCGGGACCTCGGTGATCTGCATCGATCCCGAGCCGCCGTTCGTGCCCGGGATCTCCCTTCGCGGCGATCTGCGGGACACCCTGCGCGTGCTGGCCGCCCGCCTCGCGCCCGGTCCGCTCCCGCCCCCCGACCATGCCGGGCCCTCCCCCCTGCCGACCCCGGGCACCCGGGCCACCTCCTACGCCGCGGCGGTGGCCTCGGTCGAGGCCGCACTGCCACCGGACGCACACGTCTTCGTGGACGCCGGAAACGCCGGGGCCAGCGCGATCCACCTGCTCCCCGCCCCGCGCGACGGACGCTTCGTGGTGGCCGTCGGCATGGGCGGCATGGGCTACACCTTCGGCGCCGGCATCGGCGCGGCGCTGGCCACCGGGCAGCGCACGTACGTGATCGCCGGTGACGGCGCGTTCTTCATGCACGGCATGGAGGTCCACACCGCGGTCGAGCACGCCGCGCCCGTCACCTTCGTGATCTTCAACAACAACGC
Proteins encoded:
- a CDS encoding diacylglycerol kinase family protein; its protein translation is MARSDPSDAPARARRSARLALACALSAVVVLVAASGPGGLLVLVVGVVGAALMAVGTWWVLAHRGALRVAGLLLVMAVPVAVLVIYARADVWPEALAAFALWAVAAACARSALRGARHPQGMRAVPSAPPPRHPVLIMNPKSGGGKVGRFGLVEKAEALGARVVLLDTTVKTDVAAIARQAVAEGADLLGVAGGDGTQALVAEVASEHDLPFLVISAGTRNHFAMDLGLDRDDPARCLDALTDGEELRIDLGVVGGHTFVNTASFGVYADIVQRPEYRDAKAGTALNALPDLLLGYTGHALDAAMDEMRLEAQQALLVSNNPYAAPEPMAAGGRRVRLDLGVLGVFGIRVNNAAQAAEVALRGARAAGLQVLTSRRILVGSDAERIPVAVDGEALTMPTPVTCTIRPGALRVLVPRLRPGAPPATPPMHWRDVVTLAFTRPPPGAEDRTDGARAA
- a CDS encoding SGNH/GDSL hydrolase family protein — protein: MLRPAQKRRTTRTSRKSALFGAAALGATLALTATSAQAATPAPHHYVALGDSYAAGAGVPGQSAGLCLRSDHNYGSLVASALKAGSYTDVTCSAAKLSAMTQAQYAGLPWGNTPQLDAVTADTDLVTIGIGGNDLGVSPLGIAEVIATCIGGTVVNPGGTPCKDVYNHGHWDWSSWSWQYGSDDLVDRINGASPQLADVLNRIHTTAPDARVLVVGYPTVVPADGSTCIGDQPVTRGDIEYLHDTLGRLNAMLKSTAAANGATYVDTATPTTGHDICSDDRWIEGVLPGAPAVPFHPNATGEQVMADAVLAALR
- a CDS encoding GlxA family transcriptional regulator, with translation MHQRRVVVVVYSGAQALDIAGPIEVFDTANRRLPETGARYRIEFVSADAPLVRTCSGMVVAAEPLAAGGGPIDTLLVPGGWSLKDALADRELVAWIHQAAARSRRVVSVCGGAFLLAEAGLLKGRRATTHWAFCEEMAQRYPDVTVDREPIFVWDGRFVTSAGVSTGIDLALALVEADHGAAFALEVARFLVLFFKRNGGQSQFSAVLDAQLADRAPIRAAQEWILAHLELPLPVPEIAERANMSLRNFARVFRREVGTPPAQYIEQMRIARARKLLETTDLPVAQIARRCGFPAPETFFRSFGRALELTPNEYRQRFQTVSPAGHVVRPGPSDRSTV
- a CDS encoding amidohydrolase, whose protein sequence is MIDQPAVTAQTDDSTPAPYAEADTIFHGGEIVTVAAGADEAAPGPEAVAVKDGVIVHVGDYREAVSRWQGPRTRLRDLEGRALLPGFIDAHGHLGGIGLQATLANLLADPDGDVTGIDSLREKLCAWADTPVGHASKWIIGFGYDDAMLTEGRHPTREDLDKVSTTRPVLAIHQSFHLGAVNSLGLQELGYTRATADPDGGVIRRQPGAVARPFGEPNGVLEETAFSPASAKATMGLPSTALAALFSKGVTSAASFGFTTVQEGGATLENLQALRDAAAVEPFKIDVVAYARADEAVASPEEDPVRASREYEQGVRAAGVKMYLDGSPQGRTAWLTKPYKKRPEGTPEGYCGYPTVEDTKVVLEQVRTAYAKGWQVLAHVNGDAAIDQFIDAVDDATDEAGPGDRRTVAIHAQTARKDQIAAFARLGVIPSFFSMHTFYWGDWYRKTVLGPERAATISPARWALDQQMIYTSHHDAPVALPNSIAILSSQVTRRTRTDKVVLGPEQCVSALDAVRSITINAAHQYFEQDRKGSIEVGKLADLVILSASPLTVGEEAIRDITVAETIKEGATVHPVTAVCVEDSGAGTAALSLANYQWHGCC
- a CDS encoding DUF2252 domain-containing protein, with protein sequence MTSPAERARRGRAERKHLGRAEHGPWIAASDRPDPVAVLVREAADRVAELLPIRYGRMAASPFAFLRGSAAVMAADLAAVPNTGLTVQLCGDAHLMNFGVFASPERALLFDVNDFDETLPGPFEWDVKRLSASVAVAARENGQDDDQAWRAALNAVQAYRLAMRRLAERGELDTWYTRIDTNALLPLIEKPKRRKQVEATLAHARRRTSLQALAKLTEIRDGRRRIVDDPPLLEVVSRTRLRTVGKIFSEYRSTLPEERRVLLDRYQLVDAARKVVGVGSVGTRCYILLLTGRDDQDPLFLQIKEAGPSVLEDHLPADTHDHHGHRVVAGQRLTQAASDIFLGWVTGPAGRHYYGRQLRDMKGSAAVETMTPAVLRRYAALCGTALARAHGRTGDRIAIAGYLGKGDTFDKAIADFALQYADQTVSDHAALTAAIAAGDIPATPGI
- a CDS encoding thiamine pyrophosphate-binding protein; this encodes MSVEVRLVDYLARELARSGVRHVFGVGGANIEDLYDALHATGDVIRTVVAKHEFSAATMADGHARATGRLGVVAVTSGGGAVNLVPGLAEAYASRVPMLALVGQPPTGQEGFGAFQDSSGKAGSLDARALFTPVTRFCARVDDAGSIPDLLARAVAAARTDPKGPAVLLLPKDVQQAPVELREPLRAAPPVRTEPRVPDCAVDVLRGAERVLVIAGEGVASAGARAELADVARRLGAWVAVTPDAKDVFDNRDARFAGVAGVMGHENVAQCLRRADACLLVGTRLPALARGGLERELAGTSVICIDPEPPFVPGISLRGDLRDTLRVLAARLAPGPLPPPDHAGPSPLPTPGTRATSYAAAVASVEAALPPDAHVFVDAGNAGASAIHLLPAPRDGRFVVAVGMGGMGYTFGAGIGAALATGQRTYVIAGDGAFFMHGMEVHTAVEHAAPVTFVIFNNNAHAMCATREQLFLGAANPGSLFRPADIAAGMAGMFPGLDVTRAEDGAQLRQALLRSNAGTGPAFVTLDFDPAEIPPFLPFLTVAGRQPAENEETAHERGPVRVG